Sequence from the Bremerella volcania genome:
GCGGCAAGTTTTGCCAGGTCATAGACATCGTGAGTTGCCTGTTGCCGTTGGTCGAGCGCGTAGTGCCGCGAGACGATACCGTTCATCTTAAGCACGCTTTGTGCAACCTGCGACTCCCCGTCGAGCACACCTAGATACTCGTGAATCTCCTCATTGGAAATCGTAGGACCAGGCAAAAAGGAGCCTGTCGCCGTTATGAAGCATTCCATCTTCTTCGACTTTCAGACGCGGAACTCTTCAGCAACTTCATTACCGACTGTTGAAGCCATAGGGATAACAGGAATTGCCGTCACTCTAGCCACCTAAGACATAAACGTCCAGACAACATAGGGGGGGTCTTTGTTGCCCCCTCGCCACTGAGGATTTCCGATTTACATCGCATGAAACGGCCAAATCCAACATTGGCATGTTGGCCTTTCACCTAATACGCGTCGACCGGGCTGGATCCGGTCAAGTAAGCCGTAAAACGCTGGGACAACGTTTCATTTCGGTCGTCGGACACTCAATTACCTGCGAAATCCGACTGACGTAAATGCGTCACGCACAGCAAGAGTGGCTCTATTCGTGCGTTTTGACATTTACTAGCGTTTCACAGGTTTAGGCAACGCGGGAGCCTCGTAGAATTCGCGAAGGCGGTAATACTCCTTCGTCAACGAATCACGGATTGGCTGTGCCGCAGGGTCGTCGTAGATGCTAATCATCTCGTTAGGATCGGACTGCAGGTCAAACAGATTCCATTCCTCGGTTACCGGAAAATGAATTAGTTTGTATCGTTTGGTCCGAACGCCAAAGTGCTGTGGTACCGCGTGCTCACCAAGTTCATAGTAAGCATAGTACAGTGACTCGCGCCATTCCGTGGGCTTCCCCTTCAAGATCGGGACGAGCGAACGGCCCTGAATCTCTTCCGGAATCTCCAAACCGGCCATTTCCAAAAAGGTGGGTGCGTAGTCGATATTTTGAACCAATTCTTCCGCGGTCGAATTCGGATGCGTCAAACCGGGCCAGCGAATGATCAACGGCATCCTAAGTGACTCCTCAAACATCCAGCGTTTGTCGTACCATCCATGTTCACCCAGATAGAAACCTTGATCTGACGAGTAAACCACGATGGTATTTTCGGCCAGACCGTTATCGCCGAGGTACTTCAGCAATCGCCCGACGTTCTCGTCTACCGCCTTCACCGTGCCGAGATAATTTCGCATGTAGCGACGATACTTCCAACGCACGATGTCCCGGCTCGACATTTTGCCTGTTTTAAAGTCGTTCAAGAATGCTCTATTGCGCGGACCGAAGTGCGCATCCCACTCGGACTTTTGATCATCGGTCATCCGATTGTATTCCGGCGTTCCATAGCGATCAGGCTTCGGTAGTGCGACTTCGCCCCGCTCATCCTTGCGGACCTTCAGGTCATAGGCCCAGTCAAGATGACGATCGATTTCCATCTCGTTTTTGGCCAACGTCAAGCTTCTGTTGGTATAGGCATCAAACAGATTTGCCGGTTCTGGGATTTCCACCTCGTCAAATACGTCCAAGTAGCGAAGTGGCGGGGCAAAAGTACGGTGCGGTGCTTTGTGCTGGCACATTAGGAAGAACGGCTTCGATTGGTCGCGTTGTTCCAGCCATTCAATTGATTTGTCAGTGGTAATGTCGGTAACATAGCCAGTAAACCGCTTCGTCGAACCATCCTGCTGAATGAAGTCAGGATTGTAGTAGTTGCCTTGGCCCGGCAGGATTTCCCAGTGATCAAATCCCAAGGGTTGCGTCTTTAGATGCCATTTGCCAATGAGGGCTGTGTTGTATCCAGATGACTGAAGTGCCTTGGACAG
This genomic interval carries:
- a CDS encoding sulfatase family protein; translation: MVTAEDRSTRPNILFIFSDDHAIKAISAYGGDLAKVAPTPNIDRLAREGMLFRNSFCANSICGPSRATILTGKHSHKNGFMRNTGQGMDQSQWTLSKALQSSGYNTALIGKWHLKTQPLGFDHWEILPGQGNYYNPDFIQQDGSTKRFTGYVTDITTDKSIEWLEQRDQSKPFFLMCQHKAPHRTFAPPLRYLDVFDEVEIPEPANLFDAYTNRSLTLAKNEMEIDRHLDWAYDLKVRKDERGEVALPKPDRYGTPEYNRMTDDQKSEWDAHFGPRNRAFLNDFKTGKMSSRDIVRWKYRRYMRNYLGTVKAVDENVGRLLKYLGDNGLAENTIVVYSSDQGFYLGEHGWYDKRWMFEESLRMPLIIRWPGLTHPNSTAEELVQNIDYAPTFLEMAGLEIPEEIQGRSLVPILKGKPTEWRESLYYAYYELGEHAVPQHFGVRTKRYKLIHFPVTEEWNLFDLQSDPNEMISIYDDPAAQPIRDSLTKEYYRLREFYEAPALPKPVKR